The genome window AACTCGACCTGTGCAACTGACATGGGCGAGCTAGCCCACTCCACACCACACTTAAAGTGCTCTGGAGACCATGAGGGATCTAGAGTCGCAAGATCCATAGAACGGGAAAAGTTTAGCCTTTCCGTCGAGGTCAGCAGAGTCCCAACTCAGCTTAGCTAGTCCGGGAAGTGGGCTGAGCAACTGGGTCAATGCAACCTAGGAGACCACTCCGTACAAAATGATAGGACCGGGACACCCAGTGAAAGTCCCATGGTCTTGTCGCCTTGAAGAATTTTGGCAGTCGGCCCATAGAAGCCGTTTTGGCAGCACGTTGTTGGGGTGATTTCGGTTATTCGAACAGTCTACCGAGTCTCTTCAAAGAGTGTTTTAGAGGATCAGACTGCAGCTTTCGTAGAACGTACATGCTTTGCAACTGCAACAATTACAGAGTCAATGCATCACTGGAATTCAAGTTGAGAATCATCCTATATCCGTATTACCAGAGACTTGGATTTTTGCATAATCCTGAATAAATTGCACCGGAGTACATTTAACCGTTTGTGTAGCATAAGATCCAGGACCTGCTCAGTCCGCATGAGTCTATGACACATGAGCCCCCAACTCGCCCGAACATCGACATTGACAATACCTTATGAATCTACGTATTTTCCCAGTGAAAGATAAGTATTGGAAGGCGAGATGAGGGAACTTAATGCTAGCTGGATCAACAGGTCACTGGCCACTGACCACATCTATTTACTGCTTACCTCGAGCTAGAGAATTAGCGCCCCGTAGCGCTTTCACGTGGCTACAGTGAACGATCGCCCTCAGGGGTCCCACGCTTCGCGAACTGCCTTAAACGGTCTAGTGGGGTCACGTTCAAATCCGTGGCAAGTGTAGTGGGCCGTGGTATTTGCACtggagaggaagaatggtCTGTCCTTCCCCTTGCAGATCAGAAACTTTGtcatgtactccgtacatttTTAATGCTATGGAATCATGGTTGGAGGCAAGCGTGATTGATCCCCTGACTTATCTCTctgtttttttctttctttcctccacACGCTATTATGATTGTTATAGTTACTTGGACCAAAGCTGAGTGATGACCGATGACTGATGATGGTGACAACGGCATAAAGCGCCGAAAGATGCACCAACGACCGGGGGGGGGAAACAGCTGCCAGACAGGTCGAGGTGCGGCTGCTTGCGGGTGGCTTGAGCAGTTTGGACATCATCGAAACATGAGATCTTGGCAGTCTCCTTCTCAATTCTGTTTTAgatcttctctcttttgATTTTTTGGCTGACGCGGTAGGACTCTAGGGTTGTAGGACTAGCAGTGGCACATGTTTTGACTTTCCAGCAACGTACAGACACATGGCGACCATGGTGGAATGATCGCCGCTAAGGAAAGCCGTCTGAGTCTTAGGCATTCGAGTATTGGGCGTTGGACTCCTATTGGCGCAGCTACTCGGCTTCTGTCCGATACTCCAATTCATTAGTATTCATTATTATTCACTGCACATTAGTGAATCAATCCCATGTAGTTTAAGTCTTTCCTTCAGGAGAGACTGTCCTGATACGCCCTGCCGGAATTCACTATGCATTCTCGGGCACATATTGATCACAAATGGGATGGatttctgcctcaggctgaTGCACGTTCCTCTCGACAATAAACGTCCTGCTTGATTTACCATCAGCAATGTTACAGTCAAGTTACGGCATGTACTGCAACTTATTCGTCAAGCCTGCTGCGTACCCTGTACTGCACTACAGCATGGCTACCAGACAATTTCCACACATGGACAGGGAGAATGTGGTGGCGCGTATATCCTGGTTCTCTTGTTCTTAGCCCCACCTCATCATTCTCTGCAGTTGACAGCCCTTGCTCAAGATCCTGGTTTGTCCGGAAATTACTCCGTATCCGTGACTGTAACCTCGCATTCTCAGGTTGTAATGTATTAAATCTATGCTTAACCATATGAAATCGTTAGACAAAATGTAATTGAGGAAGCTTGTTGTATGTGATCGAGGACAGAATAACTGCAATAAGCATATTTCCCTTCCGGGAACTGTCTAGTGCCGACAAACACCGACTCTGGCAGAGGGTTTAATCTGGTATCTACGAAGTCCAGAGTAAAAAGTGCCAACCCATCCCATTGGCATGGCTGGTCTGACCTGTCCATAACGCTCAAAGGTATCCATCCCTGCTAGCGTGCGCCATGTGCCAACCCAGAATTGATTGGCAGTGCCATGGTAGCACTCGGAGATTGCTGCTGCTCGCTACTGCATCGTCTTCGCTTCGAAGAATATGCCTTGCAACCCTAATCATGGGTCCTATACTCAAGGATTATCCCGTCCAAGACCAGACAAAGCAGGCCGACCGAGCGCAAGACAGATTGGCAGGTAAGCCACGATTGAGAGTTATTTATTcagttatatatatatatatataacctTGTAGTCTGTGCGCTGCGCTGGTATCCAACCTGTCCCTGGTCGTCCAGTCCTTTCGGTCGCCGATGTAGAGTGGTTTATATTTATACGACCCAGGCTGATTTCTTCACGATCCATGCAACTAATGACCCGACAAGCATGGCTTCTATCAGTCCTCCACGGAATAAAGAACCCGTCCTCCCCTACAGAGAACAGCGTATGCGTACAGGAGAGATATCGGATGGATGATCATGGCCAAGCTGTGCGGGGCTGTACTTGTGTCTGACTACCTTTCCCCCCTGTCAGCTTCAGCAGCTTACTTCTTCCTTAACAACTATCGGCTGATTCTTGAATGATGGGTTATTATCTATGTGCTTACCCGCCAGCGACAAGCGAATTCATATGTGGGTGATTGTGCCCCTTCCTCTGCAGCTTGCAGACCGCAGCACCCCGAGACCCGTCTTAGACCCGTGTGACAGAACAGGGGTTGGCCTGACTAGTTTAATACCGGTCCCCATCGCTTGATCAACGGTGATCAATCAATAAATACAACTCCATAGACGAACATTGCTTACCGATGATCGACCAAGGCCGCCTCGCAAAAAGCCCCCGTCGGCGGACATGGTCGTTCATCGGATCCCTGTCCAATCGGCCAACGGACGCCCATCTATTTGATACACTATTGAGGGCAAGCACTGGCACCTGCCATAGCGGGCTTAGGCCTTGATACTGGGACCAGGGGATCTGTGATTGGAAGGCAAGCCAAGCTAGAGGGAGCGGTTATCCTATGGTCTACTGTCTAGCCTCTGCTCGCACGACTAGCTGGATGTCGACTGGCGAGTCAGCTTCTGCGTTGACGGAGAGTGTCTTCGGCAGCGCAGATATTGCAGGGGTCTAGATACTCCGCGGAGTGTAGGAGATTAGTTTACTCCGTCCGTTCAGTCTGGGCTGCGTCAGTCAAGTCATCAGTACAACCTGACTCCAACCACGAGACATGACACAGTAAACTGGCTCAGACTCCACATGCAAGCTGCGGGTTGGACACCACTACCCAGCCTCTGACCACTATCTCAGGCTCCACGCTATAGACACCCCATATGTAGCGCCAGTACGGGCCTGCAGCACTGCAACTGATCTCTAGCATGTCTTAATTTTCAGATGCGTTGTGCTATCAACCTCCTCGATTTCTCTCCGAGCTCTTCCGAAGAGACTATATCGAGAACGAGCACGAGAACTATGATGCCGATCGACATTGCAGAAGAAAGCTCTAGAGATATGCACAATGCGTGGAGTGATGAATTCAGCGCTGACCTGTTGCGTGCGTGCTGCAGTTCAGTATTTGCGTGTGATTGGCGCTGGCTGACAGAACCGGCAAGAGCAATTGACGTTTACGTGTCGGTGTATTAGCGTGCGATTAATCCAAGTGCGCAGAGCATGGCGACTATGGTGTCTTTGGCAATGGGAGAGGGCTGTCAGTACTACGTGGGATGAAGTCTGTTGACAGAGGAGTTGTTCTATCACTGGAGTGACTTGGGGTAGGATTGAAATCGTACGTATTACCACGGTAGATAGTCGAGGAGTGCGATGGCTATGCTATGCTGTGCTACAGATGATCAAGCCTAAGCCACGAGACTGGCTGGTCAAATAGGCAGCAACATATTAATGTCTGCGGTGCAACCTATTTTTGGATAACCAACGCTGAATTCAGAATAAACATGAGTATGTACAGTACTTGGTTGAGAGGTCGTCAGTTTTGCGGGGTCGGGTCtattcatcgtcatcctcatcgtcctcgtcgtcgccaaAATCAACGCCCATCTCGCCGGTAATGTCCCACCGGTCTCCGTTGGCCGCGGCGCTGACATACTTGACAAACTTGAGAGTGCCGCTGTCGCGCAGGACGATGCTAAGCCGATTCCATCCGGCCGCGGTGCTGAAGAGGATgccgtcgtcctcgtccgccgCGGCGGACTTGTAGATAGCTGCGTCgccgtcgtcttcgtcgtcgccAGCCATATAGATCTCGTAGCCGCCTACCGCAGGCTCGTCCGCCGAGGcagtctccttcttcttgaatttctcctgcgcctcgccgtcctcgtcttccatctcttcatcttcgtctgtTTCCTTCTCCCAGCCGGGTGTTGGCGTCAGGCCCAGCGTGAACTCGAGCCGGGGTTCTTCGCCGTCGTATCCGCTCGCGAGTGTGTAATCCTGCCCGCGGCGGAACCGACGTGCCAGGAGATCATAGCTCGTAATGTGCTCGGCACCGGTAATCAGAGCCAGCCATTTCCGGAATGCGAGGGAAGGGAACAGATCGTTGAGTAGTTCCTGGATAGGAGTTTTCTGGTCCGATGTGGCAGTTCCATGTTGCTGGAACAGATAGCGCTGCTTGTGCGGCGGGCGAGCAACCGTCCATTCGGTCTTGGCCTGGATCTCGTCGGAGGATTTGGGAagttcctgcttctcctgctcttcgataTAGGCCCGTACCCGGGCAGCAAACTTGTCCGACAGGAAACGGTCAAGGTTGAGCGATGACTCGTTGGAGAATGTGTCGGACATTTCCTCGGCGATGTCGGGCGTCAAGTAGGACGGCGCAATGTACTGGAGGAGAAAGTTGAGGTCGGATTCGCTGAACTCGGAGCTGGGCTCTTCCTCCATCTTGGCCTttcccttgcccttgatctCCGGCTCTTTCTCGCACACGACCGGCTTGGCCTGGGGCAAATCGTAGATGTCGCCGCGGCCCTGGAGCTGCGCCAGACTGCTTCGCTcggccagcttctcctccaggccTTCCTCGtaaccatcttctcccttctgTGGAATATGGAACCATCCACTGATGGCCATGCGCACGCGCTTGGCCGATTtatcctcgccctccttggGGTGATACACTTCCTCAACGTCATGGAAACTCTCGCCAGGCTGGACGGTGAAGAAGCTGAGCTGGTTAAATGCCGGGGGGATGCTCAGGCTGAAGTCAGGGCTGGGGACTAGGACATCCTCCCCGTTGATGTCTTTCTTGGTGGTGGTCGGGTACAAGCGTAGAGCACCGCCCCATTCTGACTGCCAGGGAGTGTCAGGATCAGTCAGGTACAGAATATAGCTCAGACGTCGGCTTCCGATCACGTCGTCATGGCACAAAAGGTGGCATCCTTCGTTGTAGATATTGATGGCCATATCGGTCTTGCGCCCGCTAAGTTTGCCAGAGCCCGTCACGGCCGACAAGTATTCCCGGAAT of Aspergillus fumigatus Af293 chromosome 2, whole genome shotgun sequence contains these proteins:
- a CDS encoding oxidative DNA demethylase, with the protein product MLTGASYKHGVIHPLIEDSLLRSVRNEIKEHLDFTEKETDIYKIFQSGDLANLDGLDDASLSKLPSLLKLRDALYSARFREYLSAVTGSGKLSGRKTDMAINIYNEGCHLLCHDDVIGSRRLSYILYLTDPDTPWQSEWGGALRLYPTTTKKDINGEDVLVPSPDFSLSIPPAFNQLSFFTVQPGESFHDVEEVYHPKEGEDKSAKRVRMAISGWFHIPQKGEDGYEEGLEEKLAERSSLAQLQGRGDIYDLPQAKPVVCEKEPEIKGKGKAKMEEEPSSEFSESDLNFLLQYIAPSYLTPDIAEEMSDTFSNESSLNLDRFLSDKFAARVRAYIEEQEKQELPKSSDEIQAKTEWTVARPPHKQRYLFQQHGTATSDQKTPIQELLNDLFPSLAFRKWLALITGAEHITSYDLLARRFRRGQDYTLASGYDGEEPRLEFTLGLTPTPGWEKETDEDEEMEDEDGEAQEKFKKKETASADEPAVGGYEIYMAGDDEDDGDAAIYKSAAADEDDGILFSTAAGWNRLSIVLRDSGTLKFVKYVSAAANGDRWDITGEMGVDFGDDEDDEDDDE